Within the Trueperaceae bacterium genome, the region GGCCGCAACGGGCGCCGCCGCCGTTCCGGCCTCCACGAGGGGGCCCGACGCGGGGCCCGACGCGGGGCCCGACGCGGGGCCCGCCGCCGGCGCGGAGCCCAACGGCGGGCTCGTGCCCGCCGCGCCGTCCGTGCGCCGGTTGGCCCGGGAACTCGGCGTCGACCTGCAGCGCGTCACCGGCACCGGCGCCCTCGGCCGCATCTCCGCCGCCGACGTGCGGGCCTTCGCCGACGCCGCCACCGCCGCCCCAACACCGGGGCCCGCGGCCGCCGCGCCGGCCACCGCGACAGGCGCCCCCGCCGGCGTCCAGGCCGGTGCCGCGCCGCTACCGGACTTCGGCCGCTGGGGCGCGGTCGTGAGGACGCCCATGAGCGGGATCCGCAAGGCCACGGTGCGCTCCATGACCACCGCCTGGGCGACCGTCCCGATGGTCACCCACTTCGACAAGGCCGACATCACCGAGCTCGAGCTCATCCGCAAGCGTTACCAGCCGAAGGTGGAGGCGGCAGGCGGCAAGCTCACGCCCACCGCCATCCTGCTCAAGGTCGTGGCGGGGGCGTTGCGGCGGTTCCCCGACTTCAACGCCAGCATCGACCTCGCCAGCCAGGAGATCGTGCACAAGCAGTACGTCAACGTGGGCGTGGCGGTGGACACCGACGCGGGCCTGCTCGTGCCCGTCATCAAGGGCGCCGATCGCAAGAACCTCATCGAGCTGTCGGTCGAGCTTGGCGAGCTGGCCGTGAAGGCGCGCGACCGCAAGCTGACCCCCGACGAGATGCAGGGCGGCAACTTCTCGATCTCCAACCTCGGCGGCATCGGTGGTCACGCCTTCACGCCCATCGTCAACCCGCCGGACGTGGCCATCCTCGGCGTCTCGCGCGCCAGCCACGAGCCCGTGTGGAGCCGCGAGACCGGGACGTTCGAGGCGCGGCTGCTGATGCCGCTGGCGCTCACCTACGACCACCGGCTGATCGACGGCGCCGCCGCGGCGCGCTTCCTGCGCTGGGTGTGCGGCGCGCTCGAGGAGCCGTTCCTGGTGGCCCTGGAGGGCTGACCCCGGCCAGGGGCGCTCTGACGCGGCGGGCCTCCTCGTTAGAGGCCCGCCGCGCCACGTTCCGGGGCCGCCCGCGCCGCTCGACCGAGGCGCACGCGCGCGGCTGACGGAGAAGGTTCACCCGGCTCTCACGCCCACGCGTGCTAGCATGCCCAGGTATGCCAGGCGTTTACAGCGTCCCCAACGGCGTGAACCCGGCGCCCGTCGGGGTGGAGCTGAGGGCGAGCGGCCTGGTGAAGCGCTACGGCAGGCGCAAGGTGGTCGACGGCGTCGACCTGGTGCTGCGCCGCGGCGAGATCGTCGCCCTGCTCGGACCCAACGGGGCGGGGAAGACCACCAGCTTCTACATGGTCGTCGGGTTCGTGCGGCCCAACGCCGGCCGGATCGTGCTGGGCGGCAACGACGTGACCAACTGGCCCATGCACCGCCGCGCTCGCGCCGGTCTCGGTTACCTCGCGCAGGAGCCCAGCGCCTTCAGGCGCCTCAGCGTCATCGACAACCTCCTCGCCATCCTCGAGTTCCAGGGCCTGACCCGCGCGGAGCAGGAGGAACGCGCCCAGGCGCTCCTCGAGGAGTTCCACATCGCCCACCTCGCGAAGAGCCGCGCCGACACGCTCTCGGGCGGTGAGCGACGCCGCCTCGAGATCGCCAGGAGCCTGACGGTGGACCCCGACTTCCTCCTGCTCGACGAGCCGTTCACGGGGGTCGACCCCAAGTCGATCCGCGAGATCCAGTCGATCGTTCACGACCTCAGGGACCGGCGCGGGCTCGGCGTGCTCCTCACCGACCACAGCGTGCGAGAGACGCTCGCCATCGCCGACCGGGTCGTGCTCATGTTCGACGGGCGCGTGCGCTTCGACGGCACGCCGGACGCGTTCGCGGCCGACCCGGACGTCCGCACCTACTACCTCGGCAACGAGTTCCAGCTCTAGGGGCGCGTCGAGGATGCCTCACGCCAGACCGACGGAGGGGGCACAGTGACCCTCATCAGCCTGCTCGTGCTGATGCTCGTCGTGCTGGCGGGCGTGATCGCCTACCTGGGCGACCGCCTCGGCACGTACGTCGGCAGGCGCCGCCTGAGCCTGTTCGGAGCGCGGCCGCGGACCACGGGCCAGGTCGTCGGCGTCCTGTCGGGCATCCTCATCATGCTCACCACCATCGGCGTCCTGGCGCTGGCGTTCCAGAACGCCACCCGGACGCTCCTCAACGTGCAACGCACGCTGGACGAGCTCAACCAGCTGCGGGCCCAGGAGCGCGTGCTGAGCCAGAACGTCGCTGACGCCAACCAGCAGCTCGCCGAGCTCAGGGCGCAGCTCGAGCGCGCGCAGGAGACCATCACAACGGCCGAGGGGCAGCGAGACGCCGCGCTCGAGGCACGCGACGCCGCCCTGGCCGAGCGCGAGTCGTTGACCGAGCAACGCGACGCCCTGGCCCTGCAGGTCGCGGAGGCCGAGGAGCGCGTGGCGCGCGCCGACGCCGAGGTGGCGTCGGCCGAGGAGCGATTGAAGGACACCCAGGCGATGGTGACCGAGGTGACCGCGGCGCTCACCGCGGCGCGCGGCGACCGCGACCGTGCCCTCGCGGAGGCCGAGGCCGCGCGCGTGGCCGCCGCGGCGGCCACGACCGAGGCCGCTGAGCTCGAGCAGGGGCTCGCCGAGGCGCGGGGGCAGCTGCGGGACGCCAACGACCAGCTCGCCGGCATGCAGGCCGCGTTGGTAGACGTGCAGTTCCGGCTCGCGCAGGCCGAGAACCAGGTCACGGAGGCGCAAGCCGAGCTGGCGACCGCTCAGTCGGCGCGCGAGACGGCCCTCGCCGACCGCGCTGCGGCGCTGCAGGACCGGGACGCCGCCCTGACCGACCGCGACGCCGCGCTCGCGGACCGCGACAGCGCCCAGGCCGCTCGCGACGAGGCCCTGTTGCAGCGCGCCGAGCTCGCAGAGCGTCTCGACGAGCTGAGCAGCGAGGTCGCCGTGCTAGAGGCCAACGCCAACGACCTGCGGCTCCAGGCGCAGGGCCTGCGCGACGAGAACCGCGGCCTGACGAACGCCAACGACGCGCTGGTGACGGAGAACGCCCGCATCCAGCTTCAGAACAACTCGCTGAGCGAGCTGAACGACAGGCTGGAGGCCGAGATCAGGCAGCGCAACGCGTCCGTGCTAGAGCTGCAGGGGACCGTCGACGAACTGCAGCGCGAGGTCGAGGCGCAGGCGCGCGACCTCGCCGAGCTGCAGCAGGAGTTCCAGCGCTTCGAGGGGGGCGAGGTCTACTTCGTGAAGGACCAGCTCATCTACTCGGGCGCCGTCCGCGCGCAGGAACCGGCCGCCATCCGCGACGAGCTGGCCGCCTTCATCAACGAGGCGACTGCCTTCGTGGCGCGCCGCGGCGTCGAGCGCCTCAGGGTGACCAGCGAGCAGTTCAACGCCCTGGTGGACGTCATCGGCCAGACGCCGGGCTCCGACCTGGTGCGGCTCATCTCGCCGAGCAACCAGATCAGCTCCACCATCGACGTCCTTGTCGAGGCCATCGAGAACACGGAACTGTTCGGGGCGGGGCAACTGATCGTCAGCCACGGCATGCACATGGGCTCGGCCGCCCTGCCCGCCAGCCAGGACGAGATCCGGGCGGCCATCGCTCAACTGAAGGCCGACGCCGTGCGCAAGCTCCGCCGTGCCGGGCTCGACGACGGCCAGCTGCCGGACTTCGGGGCGGTCACGGAGGACATGTTCACCAGCCTGCTATTGCGGCTCACCGGGCCGGTCACCATCGGCTTCGTGGCGACGGAGGCCGTGTGGCGCGCCGGCCCGGCGAAGCTGGAGCTCATGATCCTCTACTGATCACTTCTGCTTGAGGGCGTCGCGGATCTCCGTGAGCAGCTGCACCTCGGCGCTAGGCGCGGCCGGAGCGGGAGCCGGGGCCGGCTTCTCGAACTTCTTCTTCATGTCGTTGAACGCCTTGACGATGAAGAAGAGCACGAGGGCGATGAGCAGGAAGTTGATGACGGTGTTTATGAAGGCGCCGTACTGGATGACGGGGGCGCCGGCGGCGACGGCCTCCGCCACGCTCGCGTACTGGTCGGCGCCTCGCATGATGATGCCGAGGTTGCTGAAGTCGACGCCGCCCAGGATGAGGCCGATGATCGGCATGATCACCTCGTTGACCAGCGAGCTCGTGATGGCGCCGAACGCCCCGCCTATGATGACGGCCACGGCCAGGTCGAGCACGTTGCCACGGTTGATGAAGTCGCGGAACTCTTTCAGCATGTCGCCTCCTGAGGTAGTCGAGGGAGAGTCTACTCCGCCCGCCCCCCCCCCGCGCCCCCAATCGACTAAGCTTGGGTGGTGAGCACGGTTAGAGGGTCGACGATTCTCGTGGCCGACGACGCCGAAGGTCAACGGCTCGTCCTCGACATGTTGCTGAGCGTGGACGGCTACGAGGTGGTCGCCGTCGGCGACGGCAAGGCCGCCCTCGACTACCTGAAGGACAACACCCCGGACCTGGCCATCCTCGACTACCAGATGCCGCACCTGACGGGCGCCGAGGTCTGCCACCGCATGAAGCGCACCCCGCGCCTGAAGGACGTCCCCGTCATCATGCTGACCGCCTACCGCGACGACAGCATCGTCACGCAGGCGCGCATGTCGCACGCCGATCGCATCGTGTTCAAGCCGCTCGAGGGCAAGGACTTCCGCGCCACGGTGCGCGACCTCCTCGAGGCCAGATCACCCGGTCCGCTGCCGTAACGCCTCGTAGAGGAGGACCGCACCGGCCACCGACACGTTGAGGCTGTCCGCGGCCTCGGCGCGCATGGGGAGCCCGATCGTCTCGTCGACCCGGGCCGACCACCAGGGGCTCAGTCCGTCGTGTTCGCGCCCTAGGATCAACGCCACGCCGCCACGCAAGTCGGCGTCCCAGTGGCGCCTGGCAGCGCCGGGCGCGGTCGCTACCAGCTTCGCCCCGGCCGCGCGCAGGGCCGCGACCACCTGGTCCGCGCTGCCGACCCCGACCGGCAAGGCGAACGAGCTGCCCATCGCCGCCCTGACGACGTTGGGGCTCTCCAGGTCCACGCCGACCGCCGCCGAGCGACCCGCGCCGGCGACAACCTCGCCCCCCGGGGCGCCCGCCTCCAGCACGTCGGGACAGAGGAAGACGGCGTCGACGCCCACGGCGTCCGCGCTCCGCAACAGGGCGCCCACGTTGCCCGGCTTCTCCAACCCGACGAGCACCAGCGCCAGGGCCCCCGGACCCAGGCTCACTTGGGCGGGGGTCAAGCGCCGCGTCTCCGCCAGGAGCAGGGCCCCGTCCGGGTGCTCGCGCAGGCTCACACGGCGGAAGGCCGCTTCCCCGAAGGTGACGAGCTCTGCCCCGGCGGCAACGGCCTGTGCCGACAGCTCGCGCGCCAAGCTGGCCTCCAGCAGGGCGGGGGATGTCACGAGCAGCCGCGGCCTCACGCCGGCCGCCAACGCCCGCCGCGCCTCGCGGACGCCCTCCACGAGGAAGGTCCCGCTCCGCTCGCGCGCGCGGCGCTGCTTCAGCCCCGCCAGCTCCTTGACCAGGGGGTTCGCCGTGCTGTCGACGTGCCTGACGGTCATGGCGGCATCATATGCAGCGGGACGGGTTGTACACTCGGCCGCATGACCTCCGAACATCTCGTGTCGCCCGAGGAGCTCGCGCGCCTCTTGGCCGGCCCCGGGCCCGCGCCCCGGCTCGTCGACGCCCGCTTCCAGCTCATGGACCCCGCCTACGGCGAGGCCGCGTACGCCAGGGGCACCCTGCCGGGCGCGGTCCACCTCGACCTCGACAAGCACCTGGCCGGGCCCGTGGGACGCCACGGCGGCCGTCACCCGCTGCCCGACATGGAGGGCTTCGCGGCGCGGCTCGGTGCCATGGGCATAGGGAACGACGACCCGGTGGTCGTGTTCGATGACGGGGGCGACATGTACGCCGCGCGGGCGTGGTGGCTGCTCAGGTACGCGGGTCTGACCGACGTGCGGTTCCTCGACGGCGGGCTGAACGCCTACCTGGCCGGCGGCGGGCGGCTCGTGCCGCCGGGCCCGCCGCCCGCGCCGCGCCCCTTCAAGCTCTCGCTGCGCCCCGACATGGTGGTGGACGTCGGCTTCGTGAAGGGCGCGCTCGGGTCGAGCGACGTTCTCATCGTCGACGCCCGGGCCCCCGAGCGCTACCGCGGCGAGACGGAGCCGCTCGATCCCAAGGCCGGTCACATCCCGGGCGCAGTGAACCTCCATTACGCCGCCGACATGCTGAACGGGCGCTTCGCGCCCACCGCCACCCTGCGTGAGCGCCTGGCGGTGGCGGCCACGCGAGAGACGGTCGTGGCGTACTGCGGGTCGGGCGTGAGTGGTGCGCATCTGGTGCTCGCGCTGGAGTTGGCGGGTTACCCTGGGGCGAAGCTGTACGCGGGCTCCTGGAGCGATTGGTCGTCTTACGACCTGCCGGTCGCCACCGGAGACGAGGAGGGTTGACCGCTGCCGCCTGACGCGGTTGGGCCGGTCGTCGGCAAGCGGTTCGCCCCCTGCGCCACCGTGTGAGCGAACGGTGATTATCATGAGTGAAGTCATGGAGAGCAGGGTCAGCGTCGAACCGACCGTGAACCTCCCGGCCGAGCGGCTGTGGCGGGGCTACTTCCACGGCGCGCCCCACGGCATGGCGCTCTTCAAGGCGCTGCGGAGCGAAGCCGGTCGCCTCGACGACTTCCAGTGGTGCGACCTCAACGAGAGCGCCGCGACCGCGCTTGGCATAGTGGCGGCCGACGTCGTCGGCAGGTCCGCCAGGGCCGTGCGCGCCGGCGCCTTCGACCCGCGCGTGTTCAGGCGCCTCGTCACGGCGCACGTCACCAGGCGCGTGCAGGAGTTCGAACAGGTCCTGAACCGCGCCAAGGAGGTGACGGAGGAGCCGGGCGCGCGCGACCCGCGCGAGAACCTGACCTGGTACGCCGTGACCGTGATCCCCGTCGACGAGGATTACCTCGTCGTGCAGTTCCGTAGCATCACTCACTACAAGTCGGTGCTTCACCAGGCAGTCGAGCTGCTCAACCGCGACGACCTCACCGGCCTCGCCAACCGCCGCCACCTGAAGACGCGGTTCTGGGTCCTGCGCCGCCGCGGCGTGCAGATGGCCCTCCTCTACTTCGACCTGAACGGGTTCAAGGCCGTGAACGACACGTACGGCCACGAGGTCGGCGACCAGGTGCTGAGCATCATCGGTCAGCGCCTCACGGCCAAGGTGCGGCCCGACGAGATGGTGGCGCGACTCGGCGGCGACGAGTTCGCGGTCCTCCTCGCCGGGGGCGACCTGACGGCCGTCGACAGCGTCACGGGACGCCTCATCGAGGCGGTGGAGGAGCCCATCCACCTCGAGAGCGGCGCCGTGAGGCTCTCGGCCAGCGTCGGTGCGGCCCTGTACCCGGACGACGCCGAGTCGTTCGAGGCGCTGGTCAGCCGGGCCGACGCTCGCATGTACGAACAGAAGCGGCGCCGCACGCACCACTGACGCGCGCCCAGCGTCGGGGCGCGCCGCGCCGGCGCGTCAGGCCGGCGGGTCCGACCTGGGCCCGCGCTCGTAGAGGGAGACCGGCTGCCGCACGGCGCGCGCCCGCAGGTTGAAGAGTTCCACCATGATGCTGAACCCCATGGCGAAGTAGACGTACCCCTTGGGCACGTGCTGACCGAGCCCGTCCGCCACCAACGTCGTGCCGATGAGGAGCAGGAACGACAGCGCGAGCATCTTCACGGTCGGGTGGCGCTCGACGAACCCCGCCACGGCGTTGACGGACACCATCATGACCACGACCGCCACGATCACGGCCGTCACCATCACGCCGAGGTGGTCCGCCATCCCGACCGCCGTGATGACGGAGTCCAGCGAGAAGACGATGTCCAAGAGGACGATCTGGGTCACGACCCCCGCGAAGGACGCGGCCGCCTTCGTCGTGGACGCGTGCGCTGCGTGCGGCCCCTCGAGCCGCTCGTGGATCTCCTGCGTCGCCTTGAAGATCAGGAACACCCCGCCCACGAGGAACACGAGGTCGCGGCCGCTTATCTCCATGCCGAACACCTCGAAGAGCGTCGCCGTCAGGCCCGTGAGCCACGAGATGGAGAAGAGCAGCCCGACGCGCGTGATCATGGCCAGCGCCAACCCGACCAGCCGGGTCCGCTGCTGCTGCTCCGGCGGTAGCTTCCCCGACAGGATGGAGATGAAGACGATGTTGTCGATCCCGAGGACGATCTCGAGGACGGTCAGCGACGCGAGCGCCACCCAGGCTTGCGGACTCGTGAGCCATTCCATGCCCCCGATTCTCGGGCCAGCGGGCCGCCAACGCAAGCGGCGCGCCGTGACTCAATCGACGTCGCGCCGGAGGAACCACCAGTAGAGCAGCACCCCGAACAGGAGCGCGTAGCCCGCCATGACCAGCGCCGAGTGGCCGAGCGTGAGGCCGGTGCCGAGGAGTCCCGCCAGCGGCCCGAGGTCGCCCGCCTCCCCGGCACTGAGCTCCTTGAACCAGGCGGCGGCGGGTGCGCGCCCGGGCGCGTAGAGGTTGGCGGTGAAGAAGTACTCGGGCAGCGCCTTCCACGCCGCCTGCAGGCGGATGGCCTGGAAGACGGCGTTGAAGCGGTTGAGGGGCTGGACCTGCGAGATGGTGTTGATGACGGCGTAGAGCGTCTCGAGGAGGCCGGGGAGGAACAGCACCATGACCACCCCGAGGACCCCGGACCGGACGAGCGTGATGAGCAGGAACGCCAGGAGCACGGGCGCCAGGAGCTGAGCCGCCTGCAGGCCGTAGAGGCCGAGCAGGGGTAGCCAGTCGCCCTCCAGGCGGGTGGGCAGGAAGGTGGTGCCCACGAGCCCGAACAGGAACCCGGAGACGGCCGCACCGGCCATGAGGGTCGCGAGGGCCGCCAACGCCACGAAGACCTTGCCGCTCATGACTGCCACGCGCGACGGCTGCACCACCAGGACCGTCTTCCACATGTTCTGTGAACGCTCGTCGCCGATGAGCAGGGCGGCGACGAGGGTGACGGCGACGATGTAGAGGGTGGGGCTCGTGTAGGCGGGCCCGGCGAGCGCCAGGCGCACGAGGCCGAGGGGCGACGCGAAGAGCTGCAGTGTCTGGTCGACGACGCGGCCGTCGTCGGCGAAGGAGCCCGTCAGCGTCGTGTGGAGCACACGCGCCACCACCAGCGCCAACGCCGGGAGCAGCACCCAGTAGAGCGCCGCCAACACGTAGAGGCGCCGTTTCCTCACCACCTTGAAGGCCTCGGCCCGGACGACGTTCGAGAACTGGTTCATGCTGGCCTCCCGGCGGGATCGACGAGCCTGAGGTAGGCGGCCTCGAGGTCGTCGCCGTGCACGGCGGCGGCCACCACCTTGACGCCGTGCGCCGCCAGGTCGGACACGAGGTCGTCGGCGCGGTCGCGCGGCACCTGGGCCTCGGCGCCGTCGGAGCCGCGCGGCTCGAAGTCGTAGCCGAGAGCCGTCAGCGCCGCGGCGAGCGCGGCCTGGTCGGTCGCCCGCACTGAGTAGCGGACCCGTTGACCGTCCATGCGGTTGAGCAGTTGGGTCAGCGTCCCGTCGAAGCGCAGCACGCCCTTGTCGATGGCCAGGACGCGGTCGACGAGCTTCTGGACCTCGGCGAGGATGTGGCTCGAGACGAGGACGGTGGCGCCCTCCGTCGCCACGGCCCTGAGGGACTCGCGGAACTCGGCGATGCCCGTGGGGTCGAGGCCGTTGGTCGGCTCGTCGAGCAGCAGCACCTGCGGCCGCCAGAGCAGCGCGCGCGCCAGGGCGAGGCGCTGCCGCATGCCCTGCGAGTACGCCCTCACCCGCTTGCGGGCGGCGTCTTGCAGTTGGACGAACTCGAGCACCTCGTCGACCCGGGAGCGGGGCACGTCGCCGTGGAGCAGGGCGGCGTGCGTGAGGTTGTCGCGCCCGGTCAGGTAGGGGTAGAAGCTGGGTTCCTCGATCATCGTCCCCACGCGCCTGAGGGTGGGTCCGGGCACGGCGGCGCCGAGCACGGTGCAGGTGCCGGCGCTGGGCTTGACGAGGCCGGCGAGCATTCGCAACGTGGTCGTCTTGCCCGCGCCGTTCGGGCCGAGGAAGCCCACGATCTCGCCCTGCGTGACCTCGAAGCTGAGGTCGGACACGGCGGCGGCGCGGCCGTAACGTTTGGTCAACCCGTTGGCCGAGATGGCGATCATTCTGCCTTCCCCTCCCTGGTCATCAGGCTCTGGATGGCGTCGCGGGGGTGCTTGCCGCCGAAGACGACGGCGTGTACCTCGCGGCTGATGGGCAGGTCGATCCGGTGAGTCGGGCCGGCGCGGTGCACCGCCTCGACGGTGGGTACGCCTTCGGCGGTCATGCCGCTGGCCTCGAGGTCGGCCAGCGTCGCGCCATGCGCGAGGCTCACGCCCGCCCGGTGGTTGCGCGACGAGTCAGAGGCGCAGGTGGCGACGAGGTCGCCGACGCCCGCCAGGCCGTAGAACGTCGCGGCGCGGCCCCCGAGGCTGGTGCCCAGGCGCACGATCTCGGCCAGGCCGCGGGTGATCAGCGTGGCCTTCGTGTTGTCGCCGAGACCGAGGCCGTCGCTCACGCCGCAGGCGAGGGCGATGACGTTCTTCATGGCGCCCGCCACCTCGACCCCGACGACGTCGCTGCTCGTGTAGACGCGGAACGTCGGCTGCTGCAACAGCGCCTGCACGCGCCCGGCCAACCCGGCGTCCGCGCTGGCCACCGTGGTCGCGGCCGGCTTCCCCGCCGCGATCTCGCCCGCCAGGTTGGGACCCGACAGCACGGCCAGCGGGGTGGAGGGCAGCGACTCGGCGAGGACCTGCGACAGGCGCTTGAAGGTGGCGACCTCGAGCCCCTTGGAGCAGTTCACGAGCGCCGCAGGCAGGCCGCTGCGCCTGATGGACTCCCCGAGTTGCCGGAAGGCGCGGGACGGAACGGCGAGGAACGCGAGGGGAGCGCCGGCGAGGGCCTCGGCCAGGTCGCCGGTGGCGCGCACGAGCGGCCCGAGCGGCGTGCCTGGCAGGTACTGGTCGTTGCGGCCCGTGGCGGCGATGGCCGCGGCCTGAGCCTGACGCTGCGCCCAGAGGACGACCTCGTGACCGTTGCGCGCCAGCAGGGAGGCTATGACCGTGCCCCAGGCGCCGGCGCCGAGGACGGCCAGTCGGGGGTGCGAGGGTGAGTTGCGTGACACGGGCACAGGCTACCAACTGGTGATAAGGTTGCTCCCGTTGCCCGACAGCGGCCGCGCTCGCCGCGCCCGCCGCTGGGGCCAGGCGGAGGGAAGATGCCTACCTACCTGTATCGCAACCTGATGACGGGGGAGACGTTCGAGTACGAGCAGAGGATAACGGACGACGCCCTCACGGTGCACCCCGAGACGGGCCAGCCGGTGAAGCGGCTCATCCAGCCGGTGGGCATCGCGTTCAAGGGCAGCGGCTTCTACGTCAACGACACGCGCAAGGGCGCGGCCGGCAAGCATGGCGCCCACGGCGCGACCGCCGCGCCGGCCGACGCGGGTGGCGGCCACGACGCCGGCGGCGCCGGCAAGGAACCCGGNNNNNNNNNNNNNNNNNNNNNNNNNNNNNNNNNNNNNNNNNNNNNNNNNNNNNNNNNNNNNNNNNNNNNNNNNNNNNNNNNNNNNNNNNNNNNNNNNNNNCGCGGCTAGCGGCGCGCCGGCCGGAACCGCACCTCGAACAGCTTGGGCCATAGCTTGCCGGTGAGCAGGAAGTTGCCGCTCGAGGCGTCGTAGGCGATCCCGTTGAGCACCGCGTCGGGGGCCGTCTGCCCGAGCGAGGCACGCAGCGGTGCTGCGTCGATCACGGCGGTGACGGTGCCCGTGGCGGGGTCGATGCGCAGGACGTCGTCGCTGTACCACACGTTGGCGTAGACGGCGCCGTCCACGCACTCCAGTTCGTTCAGCTTCGTGACGGGCTTGCCGGCCAGGCGAACCTCGGTGCGGCCCAGCACCGCGAAGTCGTCGGGCCGGCGGCGCGTGAGCGTGGCGCTGCCGTCGCTCATCCATAGCGACGTGCCGTCGTAGCAGAGGCCCCAGCCTTCGCCGTCGTAGCGCTGGCTGCCGGTGGGCTCGAACGTCACCAGGTCGTAGCGCAGCAGCAGGCCGTCCTGCCAGGTGAGCTGCAGCAGCTCGCCCTCGACGAGCGCCAGTCCCTCGCCGAAGAGGTGAGCGGCCAGCGGGCGGCTCCTCACCACCGTGCCGTCCAGCTCCGTCTGGCGGAGGCTCGAGGCGCCGTGGAGGCCGGTGCTCTCGTAGATGGCTCCCTCGTGCCACACGAGTCCCTGCGTGAACGCCCGGCTGTCGTGCGGATGGCTCGCGATGACTTCAACGGCCAGGCGCTCGGGACCCGGTCCCGAGCAGCCGACCAGGCCGAGGGCGGTGACCGCCGCGGCTACGAGCGGGGCCGCGAGACGCGCTGCGAAGCGCCGCGTCATGGCCGCCGCGCCTCCGCTGCCAGCACGGGCGCCACGGCGCTCCACACCGCGGCTGCCACGTCGTCGGGGCCGAGCGAGGCGTCGATCGTCACCCACCTCCCACCGATCTGCCTGTCCGCCAGCGCGAGGAAACCCGCCCTGACGCGACGGTGGAACTCCAGCCCCGCCGCCTCCAGCCGGTCGCTCTCGGAGCGTGCCGAGGCGCGGTCCAGACCCAAACCGGGCTCCACGTCCAGGAGGACCGTCAGGTCGGGCGTCAGCCCATCGGTCACGCGGCGGTTCAGATCGTCGACCAGGTCGAGGTCGAGGCCGCGACCGTGCCCCTGGTAGGCGACCGAGGCGGCCGTGTAGCGGTCGGAGACGACGTCACGGCCCGCCGCCAGCGTCGGCGCGATGACCTCCGCCACGTGCTGGGCGCGGGCGGCGGAGTAGAGGAGGAACTCGGTCAGGGCGTCCACCCGCAGCCGGGGGTCGAGCACCACGTCCCTTATCGCCTCGCCGGCGGGGGTGCCGCCGGGTTCGCGGGTGAAGAGCGGGTCGCGCCCCAGGCCGCGGAGCCTGACCTCGAGCAACCGGAG harbors:
- a CDS encoding RNA methyltransferase, with protein sequence MTVRHVDSTANPLVKELAGLKQRRARERSGTFLVEGVREARRALAAGVRPRLLVTSPALLEASLARELSAQAVAAGAELVTFGEAAFRRVSLREHPDGALLLAETRRLTPAQVSLGPGALALVLVGLEKPGNVGALLRSADAVGVDAVFLCPDVLEAGAPGGEVVAGAGRSAAVGVDLESPNVVRAAMGSSFALPVGVGSADQVVAALRAAGAKLVATAPGAARRHWDADLRGGVALILGREHDGLSPWWSARVDETIGLPMRAEAADSLNVSVAGAVLLYEALRQRTG
- a CDS encoding response regulator; protein product: MLLSVDGYEVVAVGDGKAALDYLKDNTPDLAILDYQMPHLTGAEVCHRMKRTPRLKDVPVIMLTAYRDDSIVTQARMSHADRIVFKPLEGKDFRATVRDLLEARSPGPLP
- the lptB gene encoding LPS export ABC transporter ATP-binding protein, producing the protein MPGVYSVPNGVNPAPVGVELRASGLVKRYGRRKVVDGVDLVLRRGEIVALLGPNGAGKTTSFYMVVGFVRPNAGRIVLGGNDVTNWPMHRRARAGLGYLAQEPSAFRRLSVIDNLLAILEFQGLTRAEQEERAQALLEEFHIAHLAKSRADTLSGGERRRLEIARSLTVDPDFLLLDEPFTGVDPKSIREIQSIVHDLRDRRGLGVLLTDHSVRETLAIADRVVLMFDGRVRFDGTPDAFAADPDVRTYYLGNEFQL
- the mscL gene encoding large conductance mechanosensitive channel protein MscL; the encoded protein is MLKEFRDFINRGNVLDLAVAVIIGGAFGAITSSLVNEVIMPIIGLILGGVDFSNLGIIMRGADQYASVAEAVAAGAPVIQYGAFINTVINFLLIALVLFFIVKAFNDMKKKFEKPAPAPAPAAPSAEVQLLTEIRDALKQK
- a CDS encoding GGDEF domain-containing protein, with amino-acid sequence MESRVSVEPTVNLPAERLWRGYFHGAPHGMALFKALRSEAGRLDDFQWCDLNESAATALGIVAADVVGRSARAVRAGAFDPRVFRRLVTAHVTRRVQEFEQVLNRAKEVTEEPGARDPRENLTWYAVTVIPVDEDYLVVQFRSITHYKSVLHQAVELLNRDDLTGLANRRHLKTRFWVLRRRGVQMALLYFDLNGFKAVNDTYGHEVGDQVLSIIGQRLTAKVRPDEMVARLGGDEFAVLLAGGDLTAVDSVTGRLIEAVEEPIHLESGAVRLSASVGAALYPDDAESFEALVSRADARMYEQKRRRTHH
- a CDS encoding sulfurtransferase — its product is MTSEHLVSPEELARLLAGPGPAPRLVDARFQLMDPAYGEAAYARGTLPGAVHLDLDKHLAGPVGRHGGRHPLPDMEGFAARLGAMGIGNDDPVVVFDDGGDMYAARAWWLLRYAGLTDVRFLDGGLNAYLAGGGRLVPPGPPPAPRPFKLSLRPDMVVDVGFVKGALGSSDVLIVDARAPERYRGETEPLDPKAGHIPGAVNLHYAADMLNGRFAPTATLRERLAVAATRETVVAYCGSGVSGAHLVLALELAGYPGAKLYAGSWSDWSSYDLPVATGDEEG
- a CDS encoding 2-oxo acid dehydrogenase subunit E2; protein product: AATGAAAVPASTRGPDAGPDAGPDAGPAAGAEPNGGLVPAAPSVRRLARELGVDLQRVTGTGALGRISAADVRAFADAATAAPTPGPAAAAPATATGAPAGVQAGAAPLPDFGRWGAVVRTPMSGIRKATVRSMTTAWATVPMVTHFDKADITELELIRKRYQPKVEAAGGKLTPTAILLKVVAGALRRFPDFNASIDLASQEIVHKQYVNVGVAVDTDAGLLVPVIKGADRKNLIELSVELGELAVKARDRKLTPDEMQGGNFSISNLGGIGGHAFTPIVNPPDVAILGVSRASHEPVWSRETGTFEARLLMPLALTYDHRLIDGAAAARFLRWVCGALEEPFLVALEG
- a CDS encoding DUF3084 domain-containing protein gives rise to the protein MTLISLLVLMLVVLAGVIAYLGDRLGTYVGRRRLSLFGARPRTTGQVVGVLSGILIMLTTIGVLALAFQNATRTLLNVQRTLDELNQLRAQERVLSQNVADANQQLAELRAQLERAQETITTAEGQRDAALEARDAALAERESLTEQRDALALQVAEAEERVARADAEVASAEERLKDTQAMVTEVTAALTAARGDRDRALAEAEAARVAAAAATTEAAELEQGLAEARGQLRDANDQLAGMQAALVDVQFRLAQAENQVTEAQAELATAQSARETALADRAAALQDRDAALTDRDAALADRDSAQAARDEALLQRAELAERLDELSSEVAVLEANANDLRLQAQGLRDENRGLTNANDALVTENARIQLQNNSLSELNDRLEAEIRQRNASVLELQGTVDELQREVEAQARDLAELQQEFQRFEGGEVYFVKDQLIYSGAVRAQEPAAIRDELAAFINEATAFVARRGVERLRVTSEQFNALVDVIGQTPGSDLVRLISPSNQISSTIDVLVEAIENTELFGAGQLIVSHGMHMGSAALPASQDEIRAAIAQLKADAVRKLRRAGLDDGQLPDFGAVTEDMFTSLLLRLTGPVTIGFVATEAVWRAGPAKLELMILY